In Fragaria vesca subsp. vesca linkage group LG1, FraVesHawaii_1.0, whole genome shotgun sequence, the sequence ACGTCGCAGCCCTCAAGCCATGGTTCACCACAGTCTCCCACAGCGGCTCGCCGAGCCACCACTTGGGCTCATGGCTCCCCATGTTGAAATACTCTCCGGTATATGGATCCACAAAGTGGTTGTTGACGATTCCATGGTGAGCTGGGTAAAGACCTGTGACAATAGAGTAGTGATTAGGAAATGTCAGAGTTGGGAACACCGGAATCAGACCCGTTTCGGCTTCGGTCCCATTCGCAATGAGGCGATGTATGTTTGGAGTTGGGGTCTTGAATTGGTACCCAAATCGAAACCCGTCTGAGGAGACCAGGATCACTACTGGGTGGTTTAATTTGGATAAAGGGCGAGCCTTTGAGTCGAATGAGGAGGTGGTGAAGGTGGGTGTGGTGGAGGTTGATGAGTTTGAGAAGAAGAGGAAAGCGAAAGCTGCGGCGGCGGAGAGAGCTATGCAGGTGATGAGGAGCAGAGAGATGAAGACGATGGTGGGTTTGTGAGAAGATGGGGATGAAGGTGAAGAGGTGGAGTCTGTGTTGAAAGAGAGAAGGGATGCAGATGGGTTTGGGGAGTCGTCGTCTTGGGTCGGAATCGGTGATGGTTTCATGGGTGAGGTATCGGAACCCATTTAGGGAAAGAGTGATTTGTTGAGATGGGTTTGGAGAGATGGAGAAGTTGGGAGGTGGGTTGGGGTCAGATTGAGAAGGAGAGAAAGGGGAGGTGAGGTTTTGAGTGAGATTCAAGGGTGAAAAGGTTGGGTCTTGGTGGAAGAGTCTGGTGAGAGTTAGCTTTCAGTTTTGGTGTGTAGTGGTTGGTGGACTTGGTTTGAGCTCGAAGCTTAGAGGAAGAACACTCCACTCCTACGACACGTCGTTTTGTATATTGGAGAGATGTAGACCTAGTGTCACAAACATTCTCTGAAAGTTGTCTCATTCGATTTCACAGTTTTATTTAGCCAGATGAAAATTGCATTCCTAACTCGAGGGAGATGAGATCCTTCTAAATCAGCATCAATGCGTCTTTGTGGTGGCTAAGTTTTGCAACTTCGTTAAAATAAGCAGTTATCAGAGTAATTATAAATACTTTTATAATAAGTGGAGCGGAAGAAGAAATGAAGTGACATCGATTCCGAATGGTAATTCCTAGACCCATCACCCCCTTTCGTAATCAAATTTTCAAGTATTCATGAATCGATTTCCGACAAGGAAGCGTGACATAATCTAATTTTGATTCCTTCATGTGTTAGTAAACGAGAATAAACGCACGAATCTAGGTAAAAAAAATTTCTTTATATGTTTTAAATCTTTTAATAAACTAAGAAATATGATTACTCTGTAATCATTTTACCCGATTTATTTACGTGCAAGAATATGCTTCCTTCACTGTCATTTCATTCCACTTACGTAAATTCGTTGCTACTAACATTCTTCCGCTTCAACAGATTCTTAGATCGAAAAAAAAAAATTCAACGGTTCTTAGAGACACACGACAAGTCGTTTATTAATTGGACAAAAACGGCGTCCTTCTAGTAGCCAAAATCGAAGTAAATTGAGCTACTGTGAGTTGGTCTGAGCTGAGAAAGAGAGAGAGAGAGAGAGAGGCGATGGCGTACTTGAGCATGGGAGAGGCGCACCGAAGAATCAACGACTACCTGAACCGCTTCTGCGACGCCGTTTCGAACCAGGACGGCGATTTACTCAAGCGCCTTCTTTCCCTCTCCTCCAACAACCCCTCCATCCTCTCCCTCGCCGACGCCCTCAACGTCTTCCAGGTCCCCCCATTCATTCCATCCCCAATTTTTCACTCGATTAGGGTTAGGGTTAGGGTTTCTGATTTTTTTTTTTTTTTCCTTTCATGATTTTGTTACAGGACGCGAATAGATTGATCAAGCAGAACGACGACTACGCTCAGTTCGGTGAAATTCTGGTCAATCTGTTCCGTGCTTTCCAGAGCTTCCGAGTCGGAGGCTTCGTCGATTCGTACCAAGCTTATGAGAAAGCTGCAAAGTAATGATCTTTGGTGGTTTTGGTTGGTTTTTGTAGTGAGTGTGGTTTTTTGTGTTTTGAGTATTGGTGGATTTTGCAGTGCTTTTATTCAGGAGTTTCGGAACTGGGACTCGGCTTGGGCCTTGCAGGCATTGTATGTGATGCTTTATGAGATCAGGGTTCTAGCTGAGAAGGTAAGATCACTCGAATTTAGTTTCCAAAAAAAAGTTGATATGTGGTTTGTTTTGTTGTTGGTGTGAAATTGTTGGGGAGGAGGAGTAATGTGAGAGTGTTGTGTGTAGGCTGATAAGGAATTGGCGGCGAATGGGAAGTCCCCTGAGAAGTTGAAAGGAGCTGGCTCTTTCCTAATGAAAGTGTTTGGGACTCTTGTTGTAAGATTTTTTACTCGCTTATCTTGATTAAAGGTCCACTAGTTTGATCATACTACTAGTGCTAGCTCTTCTATGGTGTTTCGGATTACAGGGAAAAGGACCAAAACGTTTAGGAGCATTGTACGTGACTTGCCAGTTGTTTAAAATTTACTTTAAGGTAATATTTCAAGCATACTTGGGTCATGGTACTTTTTTTTTTTATAAGTTTGACCTGAATTGCCTATAAGGGGATGATGATAATCTATCTTTTGCTATGTTGCAGCTTGGTACAGTTCACCTTTGTCGCAGTGTGATAAGGAGTATTGAAACCGCACGTGTATTTGATTTTGAGGAATTCCCTACGAGAGATAAGGTCAGAATTGGCTATGATTTATCAGATGTGATTTTCACTCCTTTTCATTCCCCCCTCCTCTTTCAACTTTTTTCTTAATTTACCACTTTGTGTTTGTTTTCACTGCTGTGCTATGCAGGTTACCTACATGTATTATACTGGCCGTCTAGAGGTTTTCAATGAAAATTTCCCTGCTGTAAGTGACCTAGTTTTTGATGTTACTGATATTAAAACTTCTATATAGATATCTAAGTTGTGATTTTGGGTGTGGTTTGGGGGCCAACCACCGGAATTTTGTATGCTTGAATTTGAAGACACTGGATGAGCAGTTAAACCAAAACGCATACTGGTTGCAACAGTGACTCAGGAGATGTACCGCTTACATGAATTATACTTGCATCAATACATGCAAAATCTCTAGGATAGAAATTTGGGGTTTCATCAGGCCTATATTAACTATATCAACTTGGATTTCCTGGCAGGCTGATGATAAATTGTCCTATGCCTTGAAGCATTGCAACCCTCTCAGAGAAGCAAATATAAGGTTCGGTTCAGGTGTGCTTGCTGCATAAATTTTTGCAACGGCATTATAGACTTTAGGGGCATATGTAGAAGGGCAGGAGGGGAAAATTACTACTTTCATTGTCCAAAATTTGAATGATGTTGACACTAGCATTTGAATTTGATAATTGAACAAGCTGTTCTGCCATGTGTCTACATATTGTAAAACATTCTAGCATGAGAATTCAAATATGAGATTTACTACTGTCTGCAGATATGGTTATTGTTTCACTCATGTTTCTATTGTTTTTACTTGCGTAGGATGGTATTGAAATATTTGATTCCTGTCAAGCTTTCAATTGGCATCATACCAAATGATTGGCTCCTGCAAAAGTATAACTTGGTGGAGGTATGGCATTCCCATCGACTTGTTTGTTATTTCGTTTACCTATAAATGAAACTTTTCAATGCTTGAATTGGGGAAAGGAGATCTCCTAGTGACACGCAGATCTGCATGCCTAGAAAAATCTGATCTCAGGGGGTGTGAATATGAAGCTACAGATTCAGAACCAAAACTTACAATGTTATAGTTTCCATTCACTCAGTTGACTTCTAGTTGGCAACTTTCTTGCTTTTGCAGTATAGGAATGTTGTGCAAGCTCTAAGAAGAGGTGACCTCAGACTTCTTCGGCATGCTCTTCAAGAGCATGAAGACAGGTATGATTTGCTTTCATTCTGAACAGCTGCTTTTGATGCATCTTCCATCAGATGCTAAATTGTTTCCAATTATATCAGGTTCTTGAGATCTGGTGTATATCTTGTCCTAGAGAAGCTGGAACTTCAGGTCTATCAGAGATTATTGAAAAAAATGTAAGTTCCCATGTGACTATAAATTTTCCGTCTGACAGTAATTTCTCTGAAGAGTCGCTTCATGATGAGGATACCTTCATTGGGCAGTTACATTATCCAAAAGCAAAAGGATCCAAGCAAAGCTCACCAGCTGAAGTTAGAAGTGATTGTCAAAGCATTGAAATGGCTTGAAATGGACATTGATGTGGATGAGGTACTTGCCTCTCTGCTCCTTCCATTCTTGTTTTGTTTCCAGCTTCTTTTGTTGATGTATCTATCTAATCAAATATCTGGTGCGCATTGTAGGTGGAGTGCATAGTGGCAATACTAATATACAAAAGTCTGGTTAAGGGATACTTTGCACACAAGAGTAAAGTTGTGGTTTTAAGCAAGCAAGATCCTTTCCCCAAGTTAAATGGAAAACCTGTCAATTCATAGAGAAAATTGACGAGAGGAGTTTTGATTGTGGCATGGTATGCAAATTGAGAAGTTTCAGATTATGGACGTGCTTCATTATACAAGATCAACCTTTGCCACAGGGAATTGTTTCTACTTTCTACTGCTTTCGTATCGAACATGATGCAGTTTATTAGTGATGACAATACTAGGAGTCCCTTCTTTGGGGATTGTTCGTATCGCCCTGTATCCAGTCACATATGAGGTAGCTTTTAAGCTATGCTGACAATGCTCGGAGTCTGTTCTTTGCTGTAACTTTAGGGAGTTGGGTTTTTGAAAACTCACGGCAATATTATAGTCATGGTTCGTTATTCACTACAATATCAGGAATATCAACTTTCGACAAGAAGTGAATGATGTGACCACTTTTTATTGGTTTAACCTCCAAGGCACCTGTCCTAGTTCTCTCAAACTTCTCCATTTTGCATCCTAGTTTCCTTGGTTGTTCATTGTTTACGACACGTGTATCAATAAATGGGATATATATTTACTGTTTCATATATGGTTTCTGTTTTGACCATATACAGCAGAGAGCATCCGTAGGAAATGAGATAATTAAACTTGATAGACAACTATAAAAACTTCCAGTATTACAAAAACTTTAGGCAAACAGTGTAGATGTTACTCCTACACAACCAGACCCCCAAATTGGGGAGAACAAAAGAAAAGGGTAAACAGGAGGAACAAAATGTCACTCATATGTAATTACAAGCATATCGCATTCATGTAGACCCGCTACTTGGACATGATATGATGCAACTACTTTTCTTGGACATGATCTGATGCATCTACATTTCGGATTGGACGAAGCATACTGATATCAAAACTTTCAAGGACCATCAGATGGAAGGGTGGTCTGTATGTTTGAAGGCATCAAAATATTATAACCATCTGCTGCAGTTGACACGATCATGCCAGGAATTTGTGAATGCCAATGAAGTTCTTTCAAGTCTTTTTGTCCCTGTTACAATAAAATAACAACCCAGTTGAATTGAATGAACACTAGTCTTCTTTAGAGTAGAACATATGATAGTAATATTTACCTGGTGAACAAACAGAAGTTGTGGAGGTAAATCTTTTGGAGCATTCACTTCCTCTTTTGTTTTAGCTTTAAATTCTGCCTCCTCTTCCTCATCATTTTCTAAAGAAAGGTCCCATATTCTGGAAATAAAAAAACCAATTACTACATTCTTTAGTTCAAACATAAAGTAGAGAACAATAGGCTTTCATTAGGTCATTTGCGTCTTTAATTTTACTTACGTTAGCTGATTGTCAGCAGATGACACCGCCAAAGTAGAAGCTTCATGTGGACTCCATTCGATGGATGTAATAGGGTGTTTATGGTACTCAAAATGTGCCACTACAGAATCTCCTCCCTGTTGTGTGTAGCAGAATAAGAGGATATATCAGTTTTACCATTATCAACATGGGGTCGGTGAACATCTGAGATGAATCTAAAAGATACACCGATGGCATAGTTTAACACACACTCATTGTAAATGACATACGCAAAGGTCAGATAAATAAAAGTTGTATATTTAGCATGCAAAAGTTGTATAATTAGCATACAAAAGAATATTATAGACAAGGGCAGAGAGCTAATCCCAACTAGACATACCTTGAGCAATCTGAGGTCACGGATAGCAAAGGTACCATCGTCACTTCCGGATGCTAACATACAACTGGCCAGCCTATAAATCCAAAAATAAAAGTACCGATATCATCATACCATACTACCAAAGCAAATAACCCATAATATAAATAAGTAGAAAATTAAGATTTAAGCACCTGTTCCAAGAAATAACATTTACATCAGCATTATGAGCCTTAAAAGAAGCTACAGGTGACTTCCCTGAACGGGTGTCCCACATTGCTATATTCCCATCCACAGAACAAGAAGCAAATACATCAGGTTCTGTAGGGCTCCACTGCACAGATACGAGTTACCACAATGTCATCAGAGGATTGGAAAGAGTGTGACGGAAAATATGGACTTTATATTGTAAGATTGAACTTGTCCAAAAAAAAAACATTTTAAGATTGAAAACCATATACTGAAAACAACATATCCAACATAGCTTCCCATCTTAGCTACATACCTGCAAATCTTCCACGCTTGCAGTATGTCCTATATACGGAGTGGTTTCAACTTTCCATGATCCATCAGTAGGTTCCCATAAATGTATATTACTCTTGCAGTCCCCTATGAAGTACATTAGCAAGCATTAACAAATCATTTTTAGAAGATTTCATTTTAAAGAACCATAAAAAAGTTGTATAGTACCAGACAGAAGCCTTCCTGTTGCAACAGGACTCCAATCAAGAGCGAATCCTTCATCTTTATGCCCAAACGTAAACAATGGAGCCTGGGTAGAAGGTCCTTGGCTAACTTCTGATTCTGATTCTGCTAAAGCATTAAGATGAGAACTGAAGTCCCAAACCTGCAAGAGTAACAAGATTGAGTCACATTCAAAGTAACATCTAAAGGCTATTTACCTGTAAGCTTAATATAGACGCAAAAAACAAAAAACAAAAAAAAAATTCACTTCTCAATCCATTTGGAACGTGTATAAACTATGGTTGCCTTTTCACAAATACCTCTCTCACCCTTTCATAATATACATCTATTAATCTATAGTTGGTAATAAATCTAGTATGATGTCATCTTTTAGTTCTTCTACCTCATGTATGAACTTCATGAGTAAAAACATTTGACAACGCAGTAGACGTTATAAGAAGAGCAAGTCCTTCTATACGCTTGAAATTATGATATATGAAGAACTCAGTTTATATTCACACGTGCCTACAATTGAAACGATAATTAAGAAACTCATCCAGGATATAAGAACACAAAGTCTGACCTGCACATGACCAGTATCTCCCCAAGATGCACATATATGAGGATTTTGTGTCATGGCTCGTATACGATTCACACATCCTTCATGAGTTACCTTACGCAACTGCACATAACAACAAGAACATTGGAAATGCTCAAAGATGAAATTAAGACTAAGCAAGGTAAATGTGAGAATTGAATCGGCAAGTATCCGATTAAAAAAAAAAAAAAGGAAAACAATTGCCTGCAAAACTGGTGCGCCAGATCCTCCGAGCTCCTCATCCTCACTATCTTCGTCACTTCCACTATCATCACTACCCATATTTGACTCATCATCACCAGATTTGGTTGGCACTGGTTCACGCTTCTTCCCAGAAATGTTGGATACTTTAAATATGCTAAGAGAGTTCCAAGAAGATTTCTCTGCCTGCACAACAACATGTTTCCACCATCAACCACCATCAAAATCAATACGATTGATACGTGAAGGAAAGATCCATACACAGGTCATTCAATATTACTAACAAATAAAGCTCACCTGAGTCCCAGCAACAAAGTACACCGTATGCGGGAACTCTGT encodes:
- the LOC101294293 gene encoding glutamate-rich WD repeat-containing protein 1-like; protein product: MVRSIKNPKKAKRKNKASKKGDGSSSSSGPPAKVWQPGVDKLEEGEELQCDPTAYDSLHAFHIGWPCLSFDIVKDTLGMVRTEFPHTVYFVAGTQAEKSSWNSLSIFKVSNISGKKREPVPTKSGDDESNMGSDDSGSDEDSEDEELGGSGAPVLQAIVFLFFFFNRILADSILTFTLLSLNFIFEHFQCSCCYVQLRKVTHEGCVNRIRAMTQNPHICASWGDTGHVQVWDFSSHLNALAESESEVSQGPSTQAPLFTFGHKDEGFALDWSPVATGRLLSGDCKSNIHLWEPTDGSWKVETTPYIGHTASVEDLQWSPTEPDVFASCSVDGNIAMWDTRSGKSPVASFKAHNADVNVISWNRLASCMLASGSDDGTFAIRDLRLLKGGDSVVAHFEYHKHPITSIEWSPHEASTLAVSSADNQLTIWDLSLENDEEEEAEFKAKTKEEVNAPKDLPPQLLFVHQGQKDLKELHWHSQIPGMIVSTAADGYNILMPSNIQTTLPSDGP
- the LOC101293127 gene encoding PCI domain-containing protein 2-like encodes the protein MAYLSMGEAHRRINDYLNRFCDAVSNQDGDLLKRLLSLSSNNPSILSLADALNVFQDANRLIKQNDDYAQFGEILVNLFRAFQSFRVGGFVDSYQAYEKAANAFIQEFRNWDSAWALQALYVMLYEIRVLAEKADKELAANGKSPEKLKGAGSFLMKVFGTLVGKGPKRLGALYVTCQLFKIYFKLGTVHLCRSVIRSIETARVFDFEEFPTRDKVTYMYYTGRLEVFNENFPAADDKLSYALKHCNPLREANIRMVLKYLIPVKLSIGIIPNDWLLQKYNLVEYRNVVQALRRGDLRLLRHALQEHEDRFLRSGVYLVLEKLELQVYQRLLKKIYIIQKQKDPSKAHQLKLEVIVKALKWLEMDIDVDEVECIVAILIYKSLVKGYFAHKSKVVVLSKQDPFPKLNGKPVNS